The following is a genomic window from Atribacteraceae bacterium.
ATTCTGCATACCGATCGGATCGACCAACTTCACCAACCCCTTACCCGGTTATTTCAACCGGGGTCTTTCAAAACTACCGATGACGATTTCACCGTCTTTTACCGTGAATGAGGCATAGGTTATTTCGTCCCGCACGATATAACCGATGTCACCCAGGATGATCCTGACCTGGGAATAGATACGGTCTTTGACCAGAACTTTACCTCCGCATTGCTTAAAGAGTTCCTCCAGTTCGGCTATCCGCTCCTCACAGATTTGCTCTTTCTCCTGAGCCAATTCGTATGACTCCTTGAATTTCAAAAGCGCCTGGTTCAGGCGGTAGTCAAGGGTGATGCCGGATTGTTTGCGGCGCAAGGCAAAGGCAAAGGCTCTTTCCGCTGCGATAATGGCCTTTTTCGCTTCATCGCATTCTTGTCTCAGAAGGGCGTGTTCCTTGCGGGCCACGGGACTGATCCCCACAAAGATTTCCGTCCGGGTGCCCATTGGAGATCCGATGGTTTTCGCCCACACCAGCTCTCCAGCTTTGATCGAACCACCCACAATCATACCCTTTCCCTCATTCACTACAATGTTGCGGCCGGCAGAAACCGAGCTGTGCAACACCGCTTCTCCAATCAGAACCGAGTGTTTTGCTTCGAGACTCCCGTTTTCCACAATTTTAACCTGGATATTCCCCTGGGCGCGGATTTTGCCCTTCCCTCCGGCAAAAACACCACCCTGGATGACAATGTTCCCTTCCGCTTCCAAGTCGGCCGCCTCGACGTTTCCCCAAACTTCGATATTCCCGCCAGCTACAATGGACAGGCCGCTCCTGACCGTACCCCGGACGACCACCGATCCGACAAAATTGATGTTGCCCGTCGTCAGGTCCGCGTCACCTTGGACTTCGAAGACCAGGAACACCGAAATCGCCTTCCCGACCAGGGCCGGTCGGCCGGCGGCGGTGGCTATTGCCCGTGACCCGTCATCAGTAATTTCGACATTCTTTCCCTTGACCAGCCGGCTTTCCCGGCCGGGCGAGGCGGGGATCTCCTGATCCATAACGTCTTTCCCCGGGGTTCCGGCTCCAGGCGGGATCAACTCGGCCAGGATATCACCGGAGCGGACCTCCGGGATTTTGATGAAATTAAAATAGTCGACCCGGCCGCTCTCGTTCTCAGTCAACTCTTTCACCACGTCTCTTTGGAAAAAAATCTTGACTGAACCATCCTCTCCCCGCAC
Proteins encoded in this region:
- a CDS encoding FapA family protein: MSDRRPLAKLEAEDAVQLYISGDGLTAELIVKKPIEENLDQYQEIGEFLSEKRIVFGINEETLSRWPQILKLPGRYPVARGEKPVRGEDGSVKIFFQRDVVKELTENESGRVDYFNFIKIPEVRSGDILAELIPPGAGTPGKDVMDQEIPASPGRESRLVKGKNVEITDDGSRAIATAAGRPALVGKAISVFLVFEVQGDADLTTGNINFVGSVVVRGTVRSGLSIVAGGNIEVWGNVEAADLEAEGNIVIQGGVFAGGKGKIRAQGNIQVKIVENGSLEAKHSVLIGEAVLHSSVSAGRNIVVNEGKGMIVGGSIKAGELVWAKTIGSPMGTRTEIFVGISPVARKEHALLRQECDEAKKAIIAAERAFAFALRRKQSGITLDYRLNQALLKFKESYELAQEKEQICEERIAELEELFKQCGGKVLVKDRIYSQVRIILGDIGYIVRDEITYASFTVKDGEIVIGSFERPRLK